Proteins encoded in a region of the Triplophysa rosa linkage group LG6, Trosa_1v2, whole genome shotgun sequence genome:
- the sestd1 gene encoding SEC14 domain and spectrin repeat-containing protein 1: MEATTILPVLKKKLAFLSGGKDRRSGLILTIPLCTEQTSMEELSTTLDYLLGIPSEKCKARGFTVIVDGRKSQWNIVKTVVLMLQNVIPAEVSLVCVVKPDEFWDKKVTHFCFWKEKDRLGFEVILVSANKLTRYIEPCQLTDEFGGSLTYDHLDWVNKRLVFEKFTKESTSLLDELTVINENEKGCQADKERSLESNILPSFDPETVLQTGHELLSELQQRRFNGSEGGGGGGGTTWSPMDDELLAQPQVIKLLDSLREQYTKYQEVCRQRSKRSQLEEIQTKVMQVVNWLEGPGTDQLRTQWGIGDSIRASQALQQKHEEIESQHSEWFAVYVELNQQIAALLSAGDEEDLMELKTLQQQLSDVCYRQASQLEFRQNVLQSAHEFHMTAQDLSQQLDGLLGMLCADVAPADGAAIQQTLKHLEEKLKSVEGALQSLREKGQVLLDQMSTQTSFSYGKDVTIENKENIDHIHSVTEDMQLRKQRCEDMVDVRRLKMLQMVQLFKCEEDASQAVEWLGELLDALLKTHIRLGDDAQETKVLLEKHKKFVDVAQSTYDYGRQLLQATVVLCQSLRCTTRSSGDTLPRLNRVWKQFTVTSDERQHRLEMASAFHTAAEKILRASPESAEMMVDLETYEELDAMGKSLLDRLTVPVIFPDGSEQFFGSPGDMASSAESIRDRMKLVEEKRFLQEEAEQRLDDDALEAGPRET, from the exons ATGGAGGCCACCACCATACTGCCTGTGCTGAAGAAGAAGTTGGCTTTTTTGTCAG GAGGTAAGGACAGACGCAGTGGTTTGATTCTGACCATCCCACTATGCACGGAGCAGACCAGCATGGAGGAGCTAAGCACAACTCTTGACTACCTGCTGGGCATTCCCAG TGAGAAATGCAAAGCTCGTGGGTTCACCGTCATCGTGGATGGCAGGAAGTCTCAGTGGAATATAGTGAAGACAGTTGTTCTGATGTTGCAG AACGTGATCCCAGCCGAAGTGTCTCTGGTGTGTGTGGTGAAACCTGACGAGTTCTGGGACAAGAAAGTCACCCACTTCTGTTTCTGGAAAGAGAAGGACAGGCTTGGCTTTGAG GTGATTCTGGTGTCTGCAAATAAACTCACACGATACATCGAGCCATGTCAGCTCACAGATGAGTTTGGCGGGAGTCTGACTTATGATCATTTGGACTGGGTCAACAAAAGACTG GTCTTTGAAAAATTCACAAAGGAGTCAACGTCACTATTAGATGAACTTACTGTCATCAATGAGAATGAGAAAGGATGCCAGGCAGACAAGGAGAG GTCTTTGGAGAGCAACATTCTGCCTTCATTTGATCCTGAAACAGTTCTTCAGACTG GACACGAGTTGCTCTCAGAGCTCCAGCAGAGGCGTTTTAATGGCTCTGAGGGGGGAGGAGGTGGTGGTGGTACGACCTGGTCGCCCATGGACGATGAGCTGCTGGCTCAGCCTCAGGTGATAAAGCTTCTGGACTCTCTGAGGGAGCAGTACACCAAATACCAGGAGGTTTGTCGGCAGCGAAGCAAGCGCTCCCAGCTAGAGGAAATCCAGACCAAGGTCATGCAG gTTGTGAATTGGCTGGAGGGTCCTGGCACAGATCAGCTCCGCACACAGTGGGGTATTGGAGACTCCATTCGCGCCTCTCAGGCCCTGCAGCAGAAACACGAAGAGATTGAAAGTCAACACAGT GAATGGTTTGCCGTTTACGTTGAGCTCAACCAGCAGATCGCCGCGCTGCTGAGCGCAGGAGATGAAGAGGACCTGATGGAGCTCAAGACTCTTCAGCAACAGCTCAGCGACGTCTGCTACCGACAGGCCAGCCAATTAGAGTTCAGACAGAACGTCCTGCAGTCTGCACATGAGTTCCACATGACCGCACAGGAC TTGTCTCAGCAGTTAGACGGGCTACTGGGCATGCTCTGCGCAGACGTCGCCCCTGCAGACGGAGCTGCAATCCAGCAAACTCTAAAACATCTGGAGGAGAAGCTCAAGAGCGTAG AGGGTGCCTTGCAAAGCCTGAGGGAAAAAGGCCAAGTTCTGCTTGACCAAATGTCTACCCAGACATCCTTTTCGTATGGGAAGGATGTAACTATTGAGAACAAAGAGAATATCGACCACATTCACAGCGTGACGGAGGATATGCAGCTCCGCAAACAGAG GTGTGAGGACATGGTGGATGTCAGGAGACTGAAGATGCTGCAGATGGTTCAGCTGTTCAAGTGTGAGGAGGATGCTTCACAG GCTGTTGAGTGGCTGGGAGAGCTGCTTGACGCTCTGTTAAAAACCCACATCCGACTGGGGGATGATGCGCAGGAGACCAAAGTGTTGCTGGAGAAACACAAGAAGTTTGTGGATGTTGCTCAG AGCACATATGATTACGGCAGGCAGCTGCTACAGGCCACAGTGGTGCTGTGCCAGTCTCTGCGTTGTACCACGCGTTCATCAGGGGACACGCTGCCCCGACTCAACCGGGTGTGGAAGCAGTTCACGGTCACATCTGACGAGAGACAACACAGGCTGGAGATGGCCAGTGCCTTCCACACTGCAGCGGAGAAG ATTTTGAGAGCGAGTCCTGAATCAGCGGAGATGATGGTGGATTTGGAGACATATGAAGAGTTGGACGCAATGGGAAAATCTCTGCTGGATAGACTCACTGTGCCCGTTATTTTTCCTGATGG GAGCGAGCAGTTCTTTGGCAGTCCTGGCGATATGGCCTCTTCCGCTGAAAGCATCCGCGACAGAATGAAACTAGTGGAAGAAAAGCGATTTTTACAGGAAGAGGCTGAGCAACGGCTTGATGATGATGCTCTGGAGGCGGGGCCCAGGGAAACTTGA